One genomic segment of Helicobacter enhydrae includes these proteins:
- a CDS encoding autotransporter outer membrane beta-barrel domain-containing protein: protein MKNSAQNKRKISVGGGGMMKSYKPLIATSLALALSASVASANVTDCNGNTSAICYSFNNGQFFRPITQVQISAGASPSTFNQLQSNGTALQDLTLQFQHSLTTSADFASSTFTLKGLNTQIKLTNKDKGLQLGDNGTSTLTIDFGNYNAANLSRKAIFDFEGKTGTTALKGNIKIIAGGSPTDKVEATFNGDMEGNITITPTIPDKADPHLWNFDYSSVTTNFTFKNGAKLKGNIEARLLRGEQNFTFSNGGIEGDIRTYGFIPYHFPGGVGAGADQGSDTNVNITFKNDGASIKKGNGSTGEIRVESGFYEAGRKDNNAHNRILFEGNGQIGGDDTNRMSIIAHTDGWNVAKVSEAHNLIQFQKQATLYLEKLAIGHYNSGDRLNVISLEGESNDILNINKIESRGGVNYQGRNYIGKGLLKFANGGNEAKDLVLSNIDEVTLKGSDYQKISTYTQTLRAKGILIAGAIGTIDEGRGINGVFIDTLQVTKTISSWGESRNIISTNDLTINGGVYSSGGGNIISITTSGTIGANGINSDGETNSRMDYSLFTAKHGNNIFYLEGDNTTLSFKKKIEHTWQAKRTEFNLNGTANKVDVKEEVKIGGYGDNSYDGVIFNFNGSDGELDIKGSDGTTSGGGNIYVGRDKTDRYAKLTLNFKGNNTTIKGNITTQGGGNINEKNTTTFNITNGNNVEVQGTIKNQKSNHTTDTRTPTDSAQTIFNFQSPTSGNGAITTLALKNNIENTSGNIEFNFNAGDSRVSVVSGETSKITTTAQGATTTFNLANGANATIEQAIETTAGSTNIAFNGNSTLTLKGQTNQITKLTANATESTLNLTNGTATITTTEIGNGSTLSFQSPNEKIKTDTLKLSTGAKSGKINLSSNAQTNLGTTHNFNLLEIGQTTPPDPQSVGLSSSNLTFVVSVDTEATQEGSKIGGTSVGASGGTYGHAYSDRVVILSVGNNNQGNTALKEQIAVAIDPSQTSSIKYSSGGTETEHNIAVATIKNRDNSDNVNNALATFTSIETINGGEKIQVEFVKVATNANGKVNGATDKGKAQESGDYTTYFLGKAISLGVDNTTQQALTSALSINYDLYIANLNSLNKRMGELRDNPYTQGVWARVFGGLQESNFGLGARTSYVTAQGGYDYALETEGAKNYIGLAFSYMHSKGESNKATQASNAINVSGINTIYLSNIQSSGYEIALYNSYVSNVGLYNDTIAKLSYITSDFSLSNSSDHNNTANNLGFTLSNEVGYRFILGEQQDYFIDPQLELSLGYLNQSDFTTKMKTRSGKGNQLKALQESVFLTRTRLGASFGKKIVEQDKNISLYVGTFYEYDLVTGGSNKLTTGTTKAYNPEFASNGRVVLNVGSNLELNQSTRVYVDVEKSFGDKLRTQLQFNLGARYSFGEKTSIENAKAQTTAPLRVGNTPTEETEKAQIVPNVPHKAKEDTRAKATNQ, encoded by the coding sequence ATGAAAAATTCAGCACAAAATAAGCGAAAAATCTCTGTAGGGGGGGGGGGTATGATGAAATCTTACAAGCCTCTCATCGCCACTTCGTTGGCACTAGCCCTCAGTGCGAGTGTGGCAAGTGCAAATGTCACAGATTGTAATGGCAACACAAGTGCGATCTGCTATAGTTTCAACAATGGGCAATTTTTCAGACCAATAACTCAAGTGCAAATCAGTGCAGGAGCCTCACCCTCGACATTCAACCAACTGCAAAGCAATGGCACAGCCTTGCAAGATCTTACATTGCAGTTCCAGCACTCCCTTACCACAAGTGCAGATTTCGCATCATCCACATTCACTCTAAAAGGTTTGAACACTCAAATCAAGCTTACCAACAAAGATAAGGGACTTCAATTGGGGGATAACGGCACTAGCACCCTCACGATTGATTTTGGAAACTATAATGCCGCCAATCTTTCTCGCAAAGCCATTTTTGATTTTGAAGGCAAAACAGGAACAACCGCCCTCAAAGGTAATATCAAAATCATAGCAGGTGGTTCTCCCACTGACAAAGTAGAAGCTACTTTCAATGGCGATATGGAGGGAAATATCACTATCACACCAACTATTCCAGATAAAGCTGATCCTCATCTTTGGAATTTCGATTATAGTAGCGTTACAACCAATTTTACTTTCAAAAATGGAGCGAAACTCAAAGGAAATATCGAGGCACGATTGTTAAGAGGGGAGCAAAACTTCACTTTTAGTAATGGAGGCATTGAGGGGGATATCCGAACTTATGGGTTTATTCCATATCACTTTCCCGGTGGTGTAGGTGCAGGTGCAGATCAAGGTTCTGATACCAATGTCAATATCACTTTCAAAAACGATGGTGCGAGTATCAAAAAAGGAAATGGAAGCACAGGAGAGATTCGAGTTGAATCTGGATTTTATGAAGCTGGCAGAAAAGACAACAATGCCCACAACAGAATCCTTTTTGAAGGTAATGGACAAATCGGAGGGGATGATACAAATCGTATGAGTATCATCGCACATACAGATGGTTGGAATGTTGCAAAGGTTTCAGAAGCACACAATCTTATCCAATTCCAAAAACAAGCCACCCTCTATCTTGAGAAACTAGCAATCGGGCATTATAACTCCGGTGATCGCCTCAATGTCATCAGCCTTGAAGGTGAATCAAATGACATTCTTAATATCAACAAAATCGAATCAAGAGGTGGTGTGAATTATCAAGGACGCAACTACATCGGTAAAGGGCTTTTGAAGTTTGCAAATGGTGGGAATGAAGCGAAAGATTTGGTATTGAGCAACATTGACGAAGTTACGCTCAAGGGTTCGGATTATCAAAAAATTTCCACTTATACGCAAACCCTCAGAGCCAAAGGCATACTCATAGCTGGAGCCATCGGAACTATTGACGAAGGGCGTGGAATCAATGGGGTGTTTATAGACACACTGCAAGTCACAAAAACAATCTCCTCTTGGGGAGAATCACGCAACATCATCTCTACCAATGATTTAACGATTAATGGAGGAGTTTATTCAAGTGGTGGAGGCAACATTATTTCTATTACCACAAGCGGCACAATCGGAGCAAATGGGATCAATAGTGACGGCGAAACAAATAGTAGAATGGATTATTCTCTCTTTACTGCAAAACACGGAAACAATATTTTTTATCTTGAAGGAGATAATACCACCCTCTCTTTCAAGAAAAAAATAGAACATACTTGGCAAGCCAAACGCACAGAATTCAATCTCAATGGGACTGCTAATAAGGTTGATGTCAAAGAGGAAGTAAAAATCGGAGGATATGGGGATAATAGTTATGATGGAGTGATTTTTAACTTCAATGGTAGTGATGGAGAACTTGATATAAAAGGCAGTGATGGCACTACAAGTGGAGGTGGAAATATCTATGTAGGGCGTGATAAGACAGACAGATATGCCAAACTCACTCTTAATTTTAAGGGCAATAACACAACGATTAAAGGCAATATCACTACTCAAGGTGGAGGAAATATAAACGAGAAAAACACTACAACTTTTAATATCACTAATGGCAACAATGTGGAAGTGCAAGGCACTATCAAGAATCAAAAATCCAATCATACCACTGATACAAGAACGCCAACTGATTCTGCTCAAACCATTTTCAACTTCCAATCCCCAACATCAGGTAATGGAGCGATAACCACCCTAGCACTCAAAAACAACATTGAGAACACTTCAGGGAATATAGAGTTCAATTTCAATGCAGGGGATTCAAGAGTGAGTGTAGTAAGTGGCGAAACTTCCAAAATCACCACCACAGCTCAAGGAGCCACCACAACTTTCAATCTTGCCAATGGTGCCAATGCAACCATAGAACAAGCGATTGAAACTACTGCAGGAAGCACAAACATTGCTTTTAACGGCAATTCCACCCTCACGCTAAAAGGACAAACCAACCAAATCACTAAGCTTACTGCCAACGCCACAGAATCCACTCTCAATCTTACAAATGGGACTGCTACTATCACAACCACAGAGATTGGAAATGGAAGCACACTGAGTTTTCAATCTCCAAATGAAAAAATCAAAACAGACACCCTCAAACTCAGCACTGGTGCCAAATCAGGCAAAATCAATCTCTCAAGCAATGCTCAAACTAATCTAGGGACAACCCACAACTTCAACCTCCTAGAGATTGGGCAGACAACCCCTCCTGATCCACAAAGTGTAGGACTCTCTTCAAGCAACCTCACCTTTGTTGTCTCTGTGGATACTGAAGCAACACAAGAAGGTAGCAAAATCGGAGGCACAAGTGTAGGAGCAAGTGGTGGCACCTACGGACACGCCTATTCTGATCGTGTTGTCATCTTAAGTGTAGGAAACAACAATCAAGGCAACACTGCTCTCAAAGAACAGATTGCCGTTGCTATCGACCCTAGCCAAACTTCAAGTATCAAATATTCAAGTGGTGGCACAGAGACAGAACACAACATTGCCGTCGCTACCATAAAAAATAGAGATAATAGCGATAATGTCAATAATGCCCTAGCCACATTCACCTCCATTGAAACAATCAATGGTGGAGAAAAGATTCAAGTCGAATTCGTCAAAGTAGCCACAAATGCAAATGGTAAAGTCAATGGGGCAACAGATAAAGGCAAAGCACAAGAGAGTGGTGACTACACCACCTACTTCCTAGGCAAAGCAATCAGTCTAGGAGTGGATAACACCACCCAACAAGCTCTCACTTCTGCTCTCTCTATCAATTATGATTTATACATTGCAAACCTCAATTCTCTTAACAAACGAATGGGAGAACTTAGAGACAATCCTTACACTCAAGGAGTATGGGCTAGAGTGTTTGGAGGACTCCAAGAATCTAACTTTGGATTGGGAGCACGCACAAGCTATGTGACTGCTCAAGGAGGATATGATTATGCACTAGAAACAGAGGGTGCCAAAAACTACATAGGACTTGCATTCTCTTATATGCACTCTAAGGGTGAGAGCAACAAAGCCACTCAAGCTAGCAATGCAATCAATGTGAGTGGTATCAATACTATCTATCTCTCCAATATCCAATCAAGTGGATATGAAATTGCTCTTTATAATTCTTATGTGAGTAATGTAGGTCTTTATAATGACACAATTGCTAAACTCAGCTATATCACTTCTGATTTTTCTTTGAGCAATAGTAGTGATCACAACAACACTGCAAACAATCTAGGATTCACTCTCTCCAATGAAGTGGGTTATCGTTTCATTCTAGGAGAACAACAAGATTATTTCATTGATCCACAATTAGAGTTAAGCTTAGGTTATCTCAATCAATCTGACTTCACCACCAAGATGAAAACTAGAAGTGGTAAAGGCAATCAACTCAAAGCACTCCAAGAGAGTGTGTTTTTGACTAGAACTAGACTAGGAGCTAGTTTTGGTAAAAAGATTGTAGAACAAGACAAAAACATCTCTCTTTATGTTGGGACATTCTATGAATATGATCTTGTCACAGGAGGATCTAACAAACTCACTACAGGCACAACAAAAGCTTACAATCCTGAGTTTGCTTCCAATGGTAGAGTGGTCTTAAATGTAGGAAGCAATCTAGAGCTTAATCAATCCACTAGAGTCTATGTGGATGTAGAGAAAAGCTTTGGAGACAAACTAAGGACACAACTCCAATTCAATCTAGGAGCTAGATATAGCTTTGGAGAGAAAACAAGTATAGAGAATGCAAAAGCACAAACCACTGCTCCTTTGAGAGTAGGAAATACTCCTACAGAGGAAACAGAAAAAGCTCAAATAGTGCCTAATGTCCCTCACAAAGCCAAAGAGGACACAAGAGCAAAAGCGACTAATCAGTAG
- a CDS encoding S41 family peptidase, with protein MLNKFRAVAGLGLCVGILMVGLNAVQEDKAKSGEQKQVKQDLIDDKTESSNRLEPYKKLRKVIYLVEHGYVDEVTLEEIVDKAIDGLLSNLDAHSAYLDEKKFRDLKDQTEGEFSGIGITLGMKDGALTIIAPLDESPAYKAGLKSGDIILKINDKSTLNMNIGDAVNLMRGKRGTPLQLTIYRQGESKPIIKELKRDTIKVDSVTGRKVEGTNFYYIRISSFDKNVTSSVEKILKKAGKIDGLILDLRNNPGGLLDQAVKLSDLFIKDGVIVSQKGRSREENIEFRADGKAPYAELPLVVLVNGGSASASEIVAGALQDHKRAVLVGEQTFGKGSVQVFRPLGEKDGLKLTTAKYYLPSGRTIQAVGIKPDIEAHYGAVPQANNGFEIKEADLRKHLESELDKVENKKGTKKDKSKTSDKNLLKNEQIMQDNQLKSGIDTLKALGVLKQ; from the coding sequence ATGTTGAATAAATTCCGTGCTGTTGCGGGTCTAGGTTTGTGTGTCGGGATTTTGATGGTGGGGCTCAATGCAGTCCAAGAGGACAAAGCAAAAAGTGGGGAACAAAAGCAAGTCAAGCAAGATTTGATAGACGACAAAACAGAATCTAGCAATCGTTTGGAGCCTTACAAAAAGCTAAGAAAAGTCATCTATCTCGTGGAGCACGGCTATGTCGATGAAGTGACACTAGAGGAAATCGTGGATAAAGCGATTGATGGACTTCTGAGCAATCTTGATGCACATTCTGCATATCTAGATGAGAAAAAATTCCGCGATCTCAAAGATCAAACAGAGGGTGAGTTTAGTGGGATTGGTATCACGCTCGGGATGAAAGATGGGGCATTGACGATCATCGCCCCACTTGATGAATCCCCTGCATATAAAGCCGGACTGAAATCTGGAGACATTATCCTCAAAATCAACGACAAAAGCACACTCAATATGAATATCGGTGATGCGGTCAATCTGATGCGTGGGAAGAGGGGGACGCCACTGCAGCTCACGATTTATCGTCAGGGTGAGAGCAAACCTATCATCAAAGAGTTGAAGCGTGATACGATCAAGGTGGATTCTGTGACTGGACGCAAGGTGGAGGGCACGAATTTCTATTATATCCGTATCAGTTCTTTTGATAAAAATGTCACTAGCAGTGTGGAGAAAATCCTCAAAAAAGCGGGAAAAATCGATGGTTTGATTTTGGATTTGCGTAACAATCCCGGAGGGTTGCTCGATCAGGCTGTGAAGCTTTCGGATTTGTTTATCAAAGATGGAGTGATCGTGTCGCAGAAAGGACGCTCTAGAGAGGAGAACATCGAGTTTAGAGCCGATGGCAAAGCCCCTTATGCAGAGTTGCCTTTGGTGGTGCTTGTCAATGGGGGAAGTGCAAGTGCGAGTGAGATCGTGGCAGGGGCATTGCAAGATCACAAACGGGCGGTGCTAGTCGGTGAGCAGACATTTGGCAAGGGAAGTGTGCAGGTGTTCCGTCCTTTGGGAGAAAAAGATGGATTGAAGCTCACGACTGCGAAGTATTATCTGCCTAGTGGGAGAACGATCCAAGCCGTGGGCATCAAGCCTGATATTGAAGCACATTATGGAGCCGTGCCTCAAGCTAACAATGGGTTTGAGATCAAGGAAGCAGATTTGCGTAAGCATCTAGAAAGTGAGCTAGACAAGGTAGAAAACAAGAAAGGCACCAAAAAAGACAAGTCCAAAACGAGTGACAAAAACCTACTCAAAAATGAGCAGATTATGCAAGACAATCAGCTCAAAAGCGGGATAGACACTCTCAAAGCGTTGGGTGTATTGAAACAATAA
- a CDS encoding SH3 domain-containing protein translates to MKQTLLFLSLLCFNMLFAEQGGVAQNEVAQNEVVQSEVALPQSTHTESKKIYPKIVYLRLLPQEKKEVYVGQQIKMQYSLLLFDGASLLESEFIYENEEDLNKIELLNPNATWKKQEDGSYLNTFIYKIKAPSVTLPTLKIIALSKNGDYTDQDMVKGSEIEAIELGGKQYSGLLAEDVKISHIKAKKYDEENNILVFDIEAVDANLADFKLKEIVTQGFDEEIKQEGAVSKGVFYCIVPSKLEALSFTYFNMHDLQYAEVRIPIHIQLDQVSTQSDLEPKNNFLIFSNLILCLIVLVCLGTAFLLRQNKACLVGFLALACVFASYLLYHILMRESVVIKAGGVVSILPTTNSTTLQKLQHSVEVSVIGKHKEYYKIKLDDTRIGWVKRSDCE, encoded by the coding sequence ATGAAACAAACACTTCTTTTTTTGTCGCTCCTTTGCTTCAATATGCTTTTTGCCGAGCAAGGTGGGGTGGCACAAAATGAAGTGGCACAAAATGAAGTAGTACAGAGCGAAGTGGCACTCCCCCAAAGCACTCATACAGAATCCAAAAAAATCTACCCCAAGATCGTTTATCTGCGTCTTTTGCCCCAAGAAAAAAAAGAAGTCTATGTCGGACAGCAGATCAAAATGCAATATAGTTTGTTGCTATTTGATGGGGCGTCATTGCTTGAATCTGAGTTTATCTATGAGAACGAAGAGGATCTCAACAAAATAGAGCTCCTCAATCCCAATGCCACTTGGAAAAAGCAAGAGGACGGGAGCTATCTCAATACCTTCATCTACAAAATCAAAGCCCCTAGCGTGACATTGCCCACACTCAAAATCATCGCTTTGTCCAAAAATGGAGACTATACCGATCAGGATATGGTCAAAGGGAGTGAGATCGAGGCGATTGAGCTAGGTGGGAAGCAATATAGTGGTTTGCTTGCTGAAGATGTCAAAATCTCTCACATTAAGGCAAAAAAATACGATGAGGAGAACAATATCCTTGTGTTTGACATCGAGGCAGTCGATGCAAATCTCGCAGATTTCAAGCTCAAAGAGATTGTGACGCAGGGCTTTGATGAGGAGATCAAGCAAGAGGGGGCGGTTTCCAAAGGCGTGTTTTATTGTATCGTGCCTTCCAAGCTTGAGGCTTTGAGCTTCACTTATTTCAATATGCACGATTTGCAGTATGCAGAGGTGCGTATCCCTATCCATATACAATTGGATCAAGTGAGCACGCAGTCGGATTTGGAACCCAAAAACAATTTTTTGATTTTTAGCAATTTGATTTTGTGTCTTATTGTTTTGGTGTGTCTTGGCACGGCGTTTCTTTTGCGTCAAAACAAGGCGTGTCTGGTGGGGTTTTTGGCATTGGCTTGTGTGTTTGCTTCATATCTTTTGTATCACATTTTGATGAGGGAGAGTGTCGTCATCAAAGCGGGTGGGGTGGTGAGCATATTGCCAACTACCAACTCCACGACACTGCAAAAGCTTCAGCACTCCGTAGAGGTGAGTGTGATTGGCAAACACAAAGAGTATTACAAAATCAAGCTCGATGATACGCGTATCGGCTGGGTGAAAAGGAGTGATTGTGAGTAA
- a CDS encoding lysophospholipid acyltransferase family protein — protein MIATLSIAVGLALIMLFIRINRHRENGRCARNFCGLFLPFNNFELEIFGHFDPSATLLMLNHQSAADIIFLEGLHPQNICWIAKKQLGEIPFYGYALRGPEMILIDREDKASLVYMMREAKKKLEQKRPLVIFPEGTRCKDETRFLKFKSGAKILAEKLKLKVQPVVLIHSSRVYNSSPIESRGNKARIVILEAFEPNTPDWYERLEHQMYAVYQRHFQELQDS, from the coding sequence ATGATTGCGACATTGAGTATCGCGGTGGGTTTGGCGTTGATTATGCTGTTTATCAGAATCAATCGGCATAGAGAAAATGGGCGTTGTGCGAGGAATTTTTGTGGCTTGTTTTTGCCTTTTAATAATTTCGAGCTAGAGATTTTTGGGCATTTTGATCCAAGTGCTACGCTTCTTATGCTCAATCATCAATCTGCAGCAGATATTATTTTCTTAGAGGGTTTGCACCCGCAAAACATCTGTTGGATTGCCAAAAAGCAGTTGGGGGAGATTCCGTTTTATGGTTATGCGTTGCGTGGTCCTGAGATGATACTCATCGATCGTGAGGACAAGGCGAGTCTGGTGTATATGATGAGGGAAGCCAAAAAGAAGCTTGAGCAAAAGCGTCCTTTGGTGATTTTCCCTGAAGGCACAAGGTGCAAAGATGAAACGAGGTTTTTGAAGTTCAAAAGTGGGGCTAAGATTTTGGCTGAGAAGCTCAAGCTCAAAGTGCAACCTGTGGTGCTTATCCATTCTAGCAGGGTCTATAATAGCTCACCGATAGAGAGTAGGGGGAACAAAGCAAGGATTGTGATTTTGGAAGCATTTGAGCCAAATACGCCGGATTGGTATGAGCGTTTGGAGCATCAAATGTATGCCGTCTATCAGCGACATTTTCAAGAATTGCAAGATTCTTAA
- the abc-f gene encoding ribosomal protection-like ABC-F family protein, whose product MALLSLLNASKAFDLKVILSQVDFSIQEQERIAIVGKNGSGKSTLLKIVLGEVELDAGERICTQGLKISYLPQVPRFTPHLSVAEVIEESLSDFKQVHQRLEELTQELQKSPEQQALLREYASLSAYLDRHQAWDLQACVQEVIEHFELEPIKDRLVETLSGGEQKRVALSQILFEQCDILMLDEPTNHLDVEMVEFLEKKLLGLKCTLVLISHDRYFIENLATRVVEVDNGRVLSFDGGYTQYLQKKEEMLRALSREHEVLLKILKSEEEWLRRGVKARLKRNEGRKKRIMEMREKAKTNPSAIAKLKLEIQREQKAFNQEEGKNHKKMLFEAEGIGKKLGNKLLFEDLSFRILQRDKIAIVGKNGSGKSSLIKVLLGEIPVDSGRLKSGELKIGYFDQHRSFLDPEKNLVETFCPNGGDRVDVRGKNMHIFGYLKSFLFLKEYLTQKIKALSGGEKNRVALALLFTKEYDCLVLDEPTNDLDINTINILEEYLMSFDGGVLFVSHDRYFVDKIAQKLFVFEGNGVVLERHESYSEYLEDKQELQEYLKIQTEVSQAPHTPHTPPKLQKKQTKLSYKEQRALEMLPLEIEKLEGVIHSLECALSDPKIYEQRGITTIAKELEECKEVYEQKLEEYFALEQKREELQ is encoded by the coding sequence ATGGCGTTATTATCACTACTCAATGCTTCAAAAGCATTTGATCTGAAGGTGATCCTTAGTCAAGTTGATTTTTCTATCCAAGAGCAAGAGCGTATCGCGATTGTGGGCAAAAATGGGAGTGGCAAATCCACATTGCTCAAAATCGTTTTGGGCGAGGTGGAGCTAGATGCTGGGGAGCGTATCTGCACTCAAGGGCTAAAAATCTCTTATTTGCCTCAAGTGCCACGATTTACGCCACATCTGAGTGTGGCGGAGGTGATTGAGGAGAGTTTGTCTGATTTCAAACAAGTCCATCAGCGTTTGGAGGAACTCACTCAAGAGTTGCAAAAATCTCCAGAGCAACAGGCGTTGTTGCGAGAGTATGCGAGTCTGAGTGCTTATTTGGACAGACATCAAGCGTGGGACTTGCAAGCGTGTGTGCAGGAAGTGATTGAGCATTTTGAATTGGAGCCTATCAAAGATCGCTTGGTGGAAACGCTTAGCGGAGGGGAGCAAAAAAGGGTGGCACTCTCACAGATTCTGTTTGAGCAATGTGATATTTTGATGCTTGATGAACCCACAAACCATCTAGATGTCGAGATGGTGGAGTTCTTAGAAAAGAAATTGCTTGGCTTGAAATGCACTTTGGTTTTGATCAGCCACGATCGCTATTTCATCGAAAATCTTGCTACGCGTGTGGTAGAGGTGGATAATGGCAGGGTTTTGAGTTTTGATGGGGGATACACTCAATATTTGCAGAAAAAAGAAGAAATGCTTAGGGCGTTGAGCAGGGAGCACGAGGTGCTACTAAAAATCCTCAAATCCGAGGAGGAGTGGTTGAGGCGAGGGGTAAAAGCACGACTCAAACGCAATGAGGGACGCAAAAAACGCATTATGGAAATGCGTGAAAAAGCCAAAACCAACCCCTCAGCGATCGCAAAACTGAAGCTAGAAATCCAAAGGGAGCAGAAAGCGTTCAATCAAGAGGAGGGGAAAAACCACAAAAAGATGTTGTTTGAGGCAGAGGGGATCGGCAAGAAGTTGGGCAATAAGCTGTTGTTTGAGGATTTGAGTTTTAGAATCTTGCAAAGGGACAAAATCGCGATTGTGGGCAAAAATGGGAGTGGCAAAAGTAGCTTGATCAAAGTCTTGCTAGGGGAAATCCCTGTGGATAGTGGGCGATTGAAAAGTGGGGAGCTAAAGATTGGGTATTTTGATCAGCATCGCAGTTTTTTGGATCCTGAGAAAAACCTCGTAGAGACTTTTTGCCCTAATGGTGGGGATAGGGTAGATGTGCGTGGGAAAAATATGCATATTTTTGGCTACCTCAAAAGCTTTTTGTTCCTCAAAGAGTATTTGACACAGAAAATCAAGGCGTTGAGTGGGGGAGAGAAAAACCGCGTCGCTTTGGCGTTGCTTTTTACAAAAGAATACGACTGCTTGGTGCTTGATGAGCCGACAAATGATCTAGACATCAATACGATTAATATTTTGGAGGAGTATTTGATGAGCTTTGATGGGGGTGTGCTGTTTGTGAGCCACGATCGCTACTTCGTGGATAAGATTGCTCAAAAATTATTTGTTTTTGAGGGGAATGGGGTGGTGCTGGAGCGTCACGAGAGCTATAGTGAATATTTGGAGGATAAGCAGGAGTTGCAAGAATATCTCAAGATCCAAACAGAAGTGAGTCAAGCTCCCCACACTCCCCACACTCCCCCAAAGCTACAAAAGAAACAGACGAAGCTAAGCTACAAAGAACAGAGGGCTTTGGAGATGTTGCCACTAGAGATCGAGAAACTAGAGGGTGTGATCCATAGCCTAGAGTGTGCGTTGAGCGATCCCAAAATCTATGAGCAGAGGGGTATCACAACGATTGCCAAAGAGCTGGAGGAATGCAAAGAGGTGTATGAGCAGAAGCTAGAGGAGTATTTTGCGCTAGAGCAGAAGAGGGAGGAGCTGCAGTAG
- a CDS encoding c-type cytochrome translates to MKQKLLLLSLLIVAPLLSQDERGDFIDELEYGKRLYENPRGISCIKCHGSQGEGKIIATYKHNGRQKELKAPKITEIDFKKFKKAINESEGIMPKYYLTDKEISAIYHYLNPKTTPNPQTP, encoded by the coding sequence ATGAAACAAAAACTACTTCTTCTATCCCTCTTGATTGTGGCACCCCTCCTATCGCAAGATGAGCGTGGGGATTTTATCGATGAGCTAGAATATGGCAAACGACTCTATGAAAACCCTCGCGGTATCAGCTGTATCAAATGCCACGGCTCTCAAGGAGAGGGCAAAATCATCGCCACATACAAGCACAATGGACGCCAAAAAGAACTCAAGGCACCAAAAATCACAGAAATCGATTTCAAAAAATTCAAAAAAGCCATCAACGAATCAGAAGGCATAATGCCAAAATACTATCTCACAGACAAAGAAATCAGTGCGATTTATCACTATCTCAACCCCAAAACCACCCCCAATCCTCAAACCCCCTAA
- the folD gene encoding bifunctional methylenetetrahydrofolate dehydrogenase/methenyltetrahydrofolate cyclohydrolase FolD produces MKILDGKQLSKRIEAEVREEVILLNQKFIYPTLAVILVGDDPASSAYVRMKSQACERVGINSLTFAMPASTSEQILLSKIEELNADSKVDGILVQLPLPSHIDTHKVLEAIDPYKDVDGFHALSVGKMILELGGFTPATPLGVMRLLEEYKIDLVGRDCVVVGASNIVGKPLASLLLNANATISICHIHTKDLASYTREADIVLVGVGRPNLITADMIKEGAVVVDIGINRLANGELVGDVDFANVAPKCSFITPVPGGVGPMTIAMLLQNTLQSAKNKLQTKEN; encoded by the coding sequence ATGAAAATTCTTGATGGGAAACAACTCTCTAAGCGTATAGAGGCAGAGGTGAGGGAAGAGGTGATCCTCTTGAATCAAAAGTTTATCTATCCTACTTTGGCAGTGATTTTGGTGGGTGATGATCCTGCTAGTTCTGCGTATGTGCGTATGAAAAGCCAAGCCTGTGAGCGTGTCGGGATCAACTCTTTGACTTTTGCGATGCCTGCTAGCACAAGTGAGCAGATCCTGCTCTCCAAGATCGAAGAGCTCAATGCAGATTCAAAAGTCGATGGCATTTTGGTGCAACTTCCTTTGCCAAGTCATATCGATACGCACAAAGTGCTTGAAGCCATCGATCCATACAAAGATGTAGATGGATTCCACGCTTTGAGTGTGGGCAAAATGATTTTGGAGCTTGGGGGCTTCACTCCTGCCACGCCTTTGGGGGTGATGCGACTGCTTGAGGAATACAAGATCGATCTGGTAGGACGCGATTGCGTAGTGGTGGGTGCGAGTAATATCGTAGGCAAACCTCTGGCAAGTTTGCTATTGAATGCAAATGCTACCATCAGCATTTGTCATATCCATACCAAAGATCTCGCTTCCTATACGCGTGAAGCGGATATAGTGTTGGTGGGAGTGGGGCGTCCCAATCTCATCACCGCAGATATGATCAAAGAAGGGGCGGTTGTGGTGGATATAGGTATCAATCGTTTGGCAAACGGAGAGCTAGTCGGAGATGTGGATTTTGCCAATGTGGCTCCAAAATGTAGCTTCATCACCCCTGTGCCCGGTGGCGTCGGTCCGATGACGATCGCGATGCTTTTGCAGAATACACTACAGAGTGCCAAAAATAAACTTCAAACTAAGGAAAACTAA